A window of Oscillatoria sp. FACHB-1407 genomic DNA:
GCGATCGCCTCATATCTTGAGACACCTGCCGCATGAATGATGCCCTTGAGAGGTGGCAGACTGTTGTCTATACTCTCAAATGCCTTAAGCATGTCGGCTTCATCAGCGACATCGGCTTGCACCACCAAAACCTTTGCGCCGCGCTGTTCTAACTGGTCTAAAGCTTGTCGAGCTTCACTGGAATCTCGCCGTCCTATCAGGACCAGATGTCGTGCACCCTCGTTAATTATCCATTGAGCGACTTTTAAGCCCAATGCTCCCAGTCCACCCGTAATCAAATAGGTGTTATCAGGCTGGAATGAGATGGGTTTAATCTGGGATGGTTGCTTTTGCACCAGACGAGCGACATATCGTTGCCCATCCCGAAACGCCAGGTGATCTTCGCCTTGGGGATTTTCAATTTCTACTAACAGGGTCAGCACTTCATCTTCAGTCGCTACGGGAGCCAAATCAACCATGCCTCCCCACCAATCGGGATGCTCTAAAGCAATTACCTTACCCAACCCCCAAAGTGGTGCTTGAGCAACAGCAGGAACCGCAGAGCCAGCAGACACCGCATTGCGCGTCACAAGCCAGAGTCGAGGTGAGGCGTGACCCCCGTTTTGGTTAGAGGTTGTGTGTAACGGCATTTTGCCCAGCGTTTGCAACAGATGCAGAATGCTAATAACACCCAGTCCTTGAGCTTGCTCTAACGCAGGAAGCGTTAACTCATCGGTTGGTCTAGCTTCTAAACTCCACAAGTGGATGATCCCCTGTAAGAGGCGATCGCAGGACGCAATAGCATCTTGAAACAGGCGATCGAAATCATCGGAATTAGACGGATTGATGACCCAGGCTCCAGTATCTTTAACCCGATAGAGCGGGCCGGGATAGACCAAAACACACTGTTTGCCTTGTTCCTGGAGATGGTGAGCGAGAGCCTCTCCTACCCCATCAAAATCTGCAAAGACTAGCCAGGTGCCAGGTTTATGAAATCCATTTTTAGGTTCATCTACAAGTTGGCGTGATTTGATCTGCCACTCTATTTCATAGAACCAGTCTTTAATGGATTCTGTGATGATCTGGTGCTGATGTTGTTTAACCAACAATTCCAACAACTTTGGTAATACATTCAGTTCTTCACCGGAAAGGTTTTCTGTCGTTTTGAGGTGTTGCAAAAGTTGTTGAGCATTGCCTTCGCTGAGCAGATCTAGAATGGGAGTTTTAACCGCTTTCTGCGGTGCGGTTGTGGATTCTAATGTTGTACGAGGCGTGATTTGCGCCCAATATCGCTGTCGCTGAAATGGATAGGTTGGTAACTGTAGACGATGACGGGAATAACCCTGGTCAAACCTTGACCAATCAACAGTTGCACCCTGGACATAGAGCGTGGCTAAACTCTGGAGCATTTGCTGCCAATCATCGCGCTCTGGATATAGGGTAGGAAGCCAGATACCTGCACTTTCAGGGATACAATAGCGTCCCATGCCCAGCAGGATGGGTTTAGGCCCAACTTCGACAAACACATCATACTTCTGTTGATGCAACGTCTCCATACTTTGGGCAAATCTGACCGCCTGACGCACATGACGACACCAATACTCTGGAGTTGTGATTTCATCAGTGGCGATCGCCCCAGTGACATTAGAAATAAGCTTGATGCGTGGAGATGAGTAGGTAACTGTTCTGGCAACCCGCTCAAATGCTTTTAGCATTGGCTCCATCAACGGGGAATGGAACGCGTGAGAAACGGTCAATGGTTTCGTCTTAATGCCTTCGGCTTGTAAAGTAGCAACCACGGCTGCAATGGCTTCACGCTCACCGGAAATAACAATGCTCTGAGGTCCATTGATAGCGGCGATCGCGACTTCGAGATAGGGTTTAATCACCTGACTAACCATTGCTTCGCTAGCAAAGACTGCGACCATTGCTCCATCTGGCGGTAGCTCCTGCATCAGGCGTGCCCGTTCTGCAATCAGCTTTAACCCATCCTCCAGGCTAAATACCCCCGCTAGACAGGCTGCAACATACTCGCCGACACTGTGACCCATGACAACAGCAGGCTTGATCCCCCAGGACAACCACACCTGCGCGAGAGCATATTCCAATGCAAACAAAGCGGGTTGGGTGTAGACCGTTTCGTTTAACAGATCGGAGCCAAACACCTCCAGCAACGGCTTATCTAGATAGGGACGCAGGAGTTTAGCACAGCGATCAAGCGTCTGTCGAAAAATCGGCTGTGTATCATAGAGCTGACGTCCCATGCCGACATATTGCGATCCCTGCCCGGTAAACAGGAAGGCTATTTTAGGGGCTTTTTTTCCGTTGGATTGATGGCTTACCAGTCCCGCAGTCTCTTTGCTAGCCGCAAACGCTTCTAGTTGTTCGCGCAACTGTTGATTAGAACTGGCAACCACAGCCAGACGGTGATCAAAGTGCGATCGCCCGGTGTTGGCTGTAAAGCAAACATCGGCTAACGACACCTCAGGATGAGTGGCTAAAAAGCCTTGATAGCGTTGAGCCAATTGGGTTAATGCTGGCTCATTCTTAGCTGACAGCGTTAACACATGAAACAACCGCTCAAGCTCACCTACAACCTTGGCTGAATCTGGCTCTATCCGGGGTGCTTCTCCCAAAATGACGTGGCAGTTTGTTCCTCCAAACCCAAAGGCACTGACACCTGCTAGGCGTTCCGCTGCACCCGACAACCATGGTTGAGCTTCGACTGGGATTGAAAAAGTGGTTTCATCCAGAGAAATGTAAGGATTTAATGTTTTAAGATGCAGGTGAGCTGGAATCGTTTGATGTTGCAATGAAAGGACAACCTTAATCACGCTGGCAATTCCAGAAGCCGCCTCTAGATGACCAATGTTGGTTTTGAGCGAACCCAGCCAGCAGGGTTGATCAGGTTGGCGATCGGGCATCAAAACCGCTTTCAACGATTTAAATTCAATCGGATCACCGAGCGAAGTACCCGTACCGTGAGTTTCAACATAGCTGATCTGTGCAGGAGACACACCAGCATTCTTTAGGGCTTGACGAATGACGGCTTGCTGAGATGGTCCGTTCGGGGCAGTCAACCCATTGCTTAAACCATCCTGGTTGACAGCTGTCCCCCGCACCACTGCCAAAATGTTGTCCCCATCCTTGAGCGCATCAGAGAGTCGCTTGAGAACAACAACACCACAACCTTCTCCACGCACATACCCATCCGCACTGGCATCAAACGTTTTACAGCGACCATCCGATGCCATCATTCGAGCATGAGAATAGGTAATGAAGGGACCTGGAGAGAGCATTAAACTCGCCCCACCCACCAGGCATAAGTTAGACTCTCCACTCTGTAAACTGCGACACGCAAAATGGAGAGCAACGAGCGATGAAGAACAGGCAGTCTCAACAACAGCACTGGGTCCGCGCAAATTGAGGATGTAGGAGAGCCGATTGGCAGCGATCGAGAGGGTATTGCCTGTGCCATCGTAAGCACTAATCTGGTTTAAGTCGCTGGCAAGTAACCGACAATAGTCGTAGTTGCCGATCCCCATAAAAACGCCTGTTAGGCTACCACTGAGTTGGTCTGCTGCTAGTCCAGCATTCTCGATCGCCTCCCATGCCACTTCCAGAACCAGACGCTGCTGGGGGTCCATCCGCTCCACCTCACGAGGAGAAATTCCGAAAAAGGCAGGATCAAACTGATCCACCTGATCGAGAAATCCTCCCCATCGGGTACTCATTTTTCCTGGCTTTCCAGGTTCAGGATCATAAAATTCGTCAATGTTCCATCGCTCTTTGGGGATCTCAGCGATCGCATCTACACTGTTACTCAAGAGTTGCCAAAACGCTTCAGGATTGTTTGCTCCGGGAAAACGGCAACCAATACCAATAATTGCAATGGATTCCACGTCCAGACCTCCAAACAATGTGCAATCGAAGGAACAAGGTTCCTTCCCTAGTAACACCCTTTAAGCAACAGCATGAGAGAACTGTTTGAAGGCTTTGATATTACGTTGAATCGCCTTATCAATTGACCCTTCATTTTCTCCTGGCAACACCAAGTAGCTGAAGCTAAAGCCGACACTCGAAAAGCCAATGAACATGACTGCTAATTTTTTGAGTGTCGGCTTTCAAATCCAGTTAAGCGATAGAACGAGAGAATTGCTCAAATGCTTTCGTGTTGTCTTGAATCGCTTTGCTAATGGAACCGCCTGCTGCCATTAATCGCAGTTCACGATTAACAGCCCACAAGTAATCAACACCGCTAAACAGCCGACGCAAATCGTTTAAGAGGCGATCGTGATACTTGAGATTCACATGTAGCCCCTCGTGCTCATAGCAAAAACACTTCTTCATCCATTGCAAGGCTTCCTGTTCAGACATCTCAAAAACAGGAGACTGAAGCAACCGATAGAATGAGAGCATGAACGGCTCATCATTGCGATAGATACGAGGCAACCCAGCCGAAAGACCACTTAAAGAAACTGTTTGTGCTCTGTAAATCGTGAAGTTTGCTAGAAACGCCTCATAAGCAGAAGGTTTGGCAAAGTCTTTATACATCTCAAGGGCAATTAGTTGAGAGGTTGTGGTGTGAAAGGATTCATCTAAAAGATGAAAGTAGGAAACAGCTGTTGGAGCAGGGATGGGTGAGCCTTGTTTTTCTAGCTCTCTGTAGTGCAGGGTGTAGCCGTACTCAAAGCTCTTCAGCAGCATATTTGCCATAAAGCGGGTGAAGTAGAACAAACATGCAAGAAACGGTGATGTTCCACAATTTAATGTGAAGAACTGAAGCATAGGTCGAGGGGCAATCTGACCCAACAATCCTGTTGTTTGAGCCGGGATCAGCTCTCCCTTTTGGTCCAACTCCTTCAAGTATCGTGAGTAATATTGTGTCTGCTGTTTCAACAGCACCTTGTTAGTCACAAAGCGCATCGCTGTGTCTTGAAACGAAGACATGAGCGAACTTTGCATTCCAAAGCTAAAGATTGGCGATCGCTTCCCAGAGACCAATTCCTTTGCTACCCCAGTCTTGATTGCCTTTGATTTTCCTTGAATTGATGCATGGAATCCACTTTGACCCAACAATGCCTTCTTGGTTCTATAACCAATATTGTGAAATGCGTGGATGTGATGCCGTTCTTGAGCTGTTTCAAGGTCTAACTCTTGACAGAGCGTTTCGTAGCCTCCGATAACCTCAAATACTCCAGCTGTGACTTGGTTATAGAGTATGGCATTCGCTTCAGTGGCAGCCGTTTGATTGTATTGAGTAGCCCAATAAAGATGGTTGAGTGCCTTTCTTTGAGATTGCGAGGCTTGTTCATACAAAGGAGTACCATACAAAAGGGACAATTCTGGATCGCTCCAAAATTCCTCACTATTACTTCTGTAATCAAAATTCTTATCCAGTTCCTCCATTCTCTCGGTATAGTCCGATTCGCAATTACGTCGATAGTTGATCTCTGTAATTTTGGCGTGCTTTTTATTGTCCAGTGAAGGAGAGTCTTGAACTATATCTGAAGCGTTGAGAGTGTTTACCATGATGTTCTCTTGAGGATTTAGAATTAGGGT
This region includes:
- a CDS encoding type I polyketide synthase translates to MESIAIIGIGCRFPGANNPEAFWQLLSNSVDAIAEIPKERWNIDEFYDPEPGKPGKMSTRWGGFLDQVDQFDPAFFGISPREVERMDPQQRLVLEVAWEAIENAGLAADQLSGSLTGVFMGIGNYDYCRLLASDLNQISAYDGTGNTLSIAANRLSYILNLRGPSAVVETACSSSLVALHFACRSLQSGESNLCLVGGASLMLSPGPFITYSHARMMASDGRCKTFDASADGYVRGEGCGVVVLKRLSDALKDGDNILAVVRGTAVNQDGLSNGLTAPNGPSQQAVIRQALKNAGVSPAQISYVETHGTGTSLGDPIEFKSLKAVLMPDRQPDQPCWLGSLKTNIGHLEAASGIASVIKVVLSLQHQTIPAHLHLKTLNPYISLDETTFSIPVEAQPWLSGAAERLAGVSAFGFGGTNCHVILGEAPRIEPDSAKVVGELERLFHVLTLSAKNEPALTQLAQRYQGFLATHPEVSLADVCFTANTGRSHFDHRLAVVASSNQQLREQLEAFAASKETAGLVSHQSNGKKAPKIAFLFTGQGSQYVGMGRQLYDTQPIFRQTLDRCAKLLRPYLDKPLLEVFGSDLLNETVYTQPALFALEYALAQVWLSWGIKPAVVMGHSVGEYVAACLAGVFSLEDGLKLIAERARLMQELPPDGAMVAVFASEAMVSQVIKPYLEVAIAAINGPQSIVISGEREAIAAVVATLQAEGIKTKPLTVSHAFHSPLMEPMLKAFERVARTVTYSSPRIKLISNVTGAIATDEITTPEYWCRHVRQAVRFAQSMETLHQQKYDVFVEVGPKPILLGMGRYCIPESAGIWLPTLYPERDDWQQMLQSLATLYVQGATVDWSRFDQGYSRHRLQLPTYPFQRQRYWAQITPRTTLESTTAPQKAVKTPILDLLSEGNAQQLLQHLKTTENLSGEELNVLPKLLELLVKQHQHQIITESIKDWFYEIEWQIKSRQLVDEPKNGFHKPGTWLVFADFDGVGEALAHHLQEQGKQCVLVYPGPLYRVKDTGAWVINPSNSDDFDRLFQDAIASCDRLLQGIIHLWSLEARPTDELTLPALEQAQGLGVISILHLLQTLGKMPLHTTSNQNGGHASPRLWLVTRNAVSAGSAVPAVAQAPLWGLGKVIALEHPDWWGGMVDLAPVATEDEVLTLLVEIENPQGEDHLAFRDGQRYVARLVQKQPSQIKPISFQPDNTYLITGGLGALGLKVAQWIINEGARHLVLIGRRDSSEARQALDQLEQRGAKVLVVQADVADEADMLKAFESIDNSLPPLKGIIHAAGVSRYEAIAATDASTFATVLRPKVAGTWLLHELTQNMQLDFFVSFSSISAVWGSKGQGHYAAANYFLDALAQYRHQLELPALSVNWGPWAGGGMALEEFQVWLTRMGVEGLQPEQALAALKYLLGTDSVQTTVANVNWTVFKDLFEARGKRSLLEQLGAKPEKAIEPTAEPTSEQRSPILQQLESVPESDRYTILLAHLQSEAAKVLRLAQLPDPQQGLFDLGMDSLMAVELVGLIRSQLQVELPISDFMQASSIAALAAVLMKQLAPNTIVTSEVTVNVLDLNHEANLDSSIYPVTPAEEYTEAASIFLTGATGFLGAFLLDELLRQTQATIYCLVRASDPNVGLKKIQTNLTAYQRWHDHYRSRIIPIIGDLSQPQLGISTEQFETLARQIDVIYHNAATLNFVYPYSALKSTNVLGTQEVLRLACLIKTKPLHYVSTDAVFDSSAYYGIEVIEAEPILHTEGIDLGYTQTKWVSEKLVTIARDRGLPVTIYRPPLIAGDSKTGTWNTDDFTCRFLKGCIQMGSMPDMNCGITLVPVDYVSQAVVYLSRQKQAIGKAFHLNNPNFSTWSEVAGYINDYGYSVQQISYEEWENKLIDIVSSQDNALSGLLPFFLRRWSDEQLTFAGLGQRRVKLNCQATVAQLSGSSIACPRVDTKLLNTYFSYFIQSGFLEAPKVRA